ATCATGGCTTATTTATTTGGTTTTCATATCGTTATCATCGGTATTACTTCTATTATCCTGATTTCGATATTACAGAAGATCAACCTTTCACATGTTACAGGTCTTGCTGTAGTCACTCAGCTTATTATAATGGACCACCAGGATGGTGCTTTCCTGGAATCTGCTGTCTTACGATTTACCTTCGTGATGATCGGCGTAATCAGTGCGTTTGTCGTTAATACACTATTTTTACCACCTAAGTTCGAAAGCAAGATTTATTATCAATGTTTAAGTATCTCAAGCGATATCTTCAAGTGGATTCGTCTGGAAATCAATGGTTCAACTGAATTTCATGCAGTTAAAAGAGATATAGATAATATCCGCAGTCGCATCGAGAAGCTTGAAGAACAGTATAACTTATACAAAGAAGAACGTGCATATACGAAAAAAGGCAGCATCCGAAATTTACGCAAGAAAATCATCTTTAAGGAGACTGTACTGGCAACGCGTCGTGCCCATGATGTCCTGCGAAAAATGCATAGATACGAAAATGATGTCATTAATTTGCCGGAAGAATTAAAGGTACAGATCAAGTTTGAACTCGATGAATTAATGACATTACATGAAGAGCTACTCATGCGTATTTCTAAGAAAGTCCCCGCTACAAAACATGACTGTCAAACTGGAATAACTGAACATTATAAACTCAATATCATGGACGCGTTTCTTGAAGAAATCAACACGACACCAAGCGATGCATACAGTAAGGAACATATCTTTGTAATTATCGGGACATTGTTTGATTATCGTGATAAACTTGAGCACCTTGACCGTATTACACATAGCTTCTATAAGTTTCATAAAGAGGATAAGAAATTCAGAATCAAACATAGTGAAGAGTATTAATGTTCAATAGCAAAAGGGAGTGCGATTTCGCACTCCCTTTTGTTATTGCCAGCCGTTATTCTCTTCTACTTTAACTTTATCCTTTGATACGTGAGGATTTCCACGTACAGTAAATCGATAGAGATAGTCTACTGCTTCTTCTTTATTATCGATACCGATGCGCTTTGAAGCTGTAATGGCTTTCGGTATTCTGCCTTCTCTTATACATACGCCGTCGTCATTTAGACGCGTTCCATTGTAACGCTCCCTTTTGATGCCTAAACTTTGCGTCAGTTTCCCTGGTCCGTCTGTCAGATTGATTTCACGACCTCGTCTCTCTATCATCTTATCTATTCCTGTTACCGGTTCGATTCCGCGGATAAGTACTCCTTCAGGGTGCGCTTTATCTTTCGTTATAAAGTTCATACAATGATGTCCATGCATCGTATATACATAAATCGTACCAAAGTCGCGATACATCATTTCATTCTTCTTAGTTCGACGAAGTTGATATGCATGAGCCGCCTTATCATGTTCCCCAAGATAAGCTTCTACTTCGGTAATATACCCACCAGTAACAACACCGTCCTGCTCAGTATAGATATACTTACCGAGCAGCTTCTGTGCTGCTGTTAATGTATCATGTGATAAAAATGATAGATCCAATTAAATCGCCTCTTCCAGACCTCTATATAATTTCGCGACATATTGTTCGCCAGTCATGATTTCTCCGTTTTCATTGCGATATAATAAGTGCTTCACATTGATTTCTGTCGGTGATTTCACTCCGCATGCTGCTGCAAGATTAAACAATCCTTCATGCATACTGACCACATAGTTTGTCACACGATATTGTTTCTCTTCGATAACGAGACCCTTCTCCTTATCTGGATCAGTCGTTGCAACACCGACCGGACAGTCGTTCGTATGACATTGCTGCGCCATAATACATCCGACACTCATCATCATCGCACGCGCTATTTGAACGAGGTCAGCACCAAGCCCTAACGCAATAGCAACTTTATCCGGTGTAATCAGTTTTCCAGATGCAATGATCTTAATATCTTGTCGTAATCCATTCTTCTTCAGTACACCGTCTAATATCGGTAATGCTGAGAATAACGGTAGACCTACTGTATCTTCAAGCTCTTGATACGTCGCACCTGTTCCACCTTCACCACCATCGACAGTAATGAAGTCCGGATAAATTCCTGTATCCTTCATATCTTTAACAAGTGCTTCCAGCATCGTAATATTACCGACAACCATCTTGAATCCAACGGGTTTTCCACTTAGCTGCTTAAGTCTCGCAATAAAATTAAGCAGATCAATATTATTATGGATAAATGTGAAACGGTTTGGTGAGTTAATCGTAGTAAATGGCTTAACATTACGGATCTTAGCGATTTCTTCCGTAACTTTGTCAGCTTCTACGTGACCTCCACGTGTTTTAGCCCCTTGTGCTAACTTTATTTCAAACGCACGTACATGCTCAATTTGCGACTTCTGGATAAACAGTTCTTCACTGAAATTACCGTCTTCATCACGTACACCAAATAGACCTGGTCCAATCTGGAAGATAATATCTACATTCCCTTTAAGGTGATGATCACTTAAACCGCCTTCTCCAGTATTCATCCATGTTCCTTCTGCAAGCCCTAATCCTTTACTCAGCGCAGTAATTGCATTTTTACCTAAAGCACCGTAACTCATTCCAGACTGACCAATTAATCGTTTTATCTTAAATGGTTGACGTGCATTCTGTCCAAGAACGATGGCATGCTCATCCGTTAATAAATATGGATCGATTACCGCATCTTCCCTATGTTCATCTCTGCTAAATAAACCTTCGTTATCTAGTTTATAGAGTTTCGTACTCAGCTTTCTCGACTGATCGATTTCAAGCTCACTTGCTTCATTTGGAAACAAAGAGTTTTGAAGATAGAATCCTGGTTCAGTGAAATCGCGTCGTGAACCAAATCCGCCGATACGTGATTTATACTTTCCGGCCTTAACTACATCAAGATAATCCTTTCTCGAAAAAGGTGTCGCCTCATTATCCGACTGCATCAAATACTGACGCATCTCCGGCCCAATCTTCTCGAAGAAATACCTGACACGTCCAAGCACCGGATAGTTCCTTAATATACTATGCTGATTCTGCTTTCTATCAACAAATACAAGATAAATTACAAACAATACTATTCCAGCAAAGATTGCGAGTATGATCATATCAACAATCAGCTGAATCCCCTGCATGACACTCATTAAATAATCCCCTTTATATTTTGATATTACTATCATAATATAAAGGGGATTGAAATCGCTATAGATTTAAATAAATAATTCTTAATCAACACTTTCTAAGTTTTGAATAGAATAAAGATTATAATAATGTTCGTGCTTTTGCATCAATTCCTGATGCGTACCCATCTCAACAATTTCACCGTTTTGAACTACAACAATCTTATCTGCATGTGTAATTGTCGATAATCTATGTGCAACGATCACTGTTGTTCTATCTTGAGATAATGACTCTAATGCTTCTTGAATCACCGCTTCACTTTCAAGATCCAGTGCACTTGTCGCTTCATCCAGTATAAGAATCGGTGGATTCTTCAAGAATACACGAGAAATTGCAACACGCTGCTTCTGTCCTCCTGATAACTTAACGCCACGTTCACCTACTTCTGTATCATAACCGTCCGGTAAACTCATAATAAAGTCGTGGGCATTTGCGAGTTTCGCAGCCTGAATCATCTCTTCTTCCGTCGCACCAGGCTTACCTAGCAAGATATTATTACGAATCGATTCAGAGAAGAGAATATTGTCCTGCATGACCATTCCTATTTGTGTACGTAAGCTTTCCAGTGTATAGTCTTTAATCGGATGATGATCAACAGTGATTTCTCCTTGTGTAACATCATAGAATCTTGGTATTAAACTGATCATCGTCGATTTACCACCGCCGCTCATCCCAACAAATGCTACCGTTTCACCGCTTTTAATATCCAGATTAATATTGTGTAATACTTCTGTATCACCTTCATTGTACTTAAATCCAACATTGTTAAATGAAATATCTCCTTGGTGAATCTGAATATCTCGTGCGTTCTTCGTATCTTTAATATCATACGGTTCATCAAAGAGCTGGAACATACGGTCCATCGATGCCATGCTTTGTGTTAATGTCGTTGATGAGCTGACCAGTCTTCTTAGCGGGCCATAAAGCCTGTCAAGATAGGCGATAAATGCTGCCAATGCACCGACTGATAGGTGGCCACCAACAACTTGCCAGGCACCAAAGCCTACTACAAGTAATGGTCCGATATCTGTAATCGTATTGATCACTGCGAAACTTTTGGCGTTCCATCTCGTATGATTCATCGCTTTATTCAAAAAGTTCTTGTTGCGTCTATCGAACCTTTGATTCTCCTCTTCTTCGATGGCAAATGTCTTGATCAGTGTCATACCTTGAACACGTTCATGCAGGAATCCCTGTACTTCTGCCAATGACTGACTGCGTTCACGCGTAAGCTTACGTAAGTTGCCGAAGAAATAGTAGACACTGAACATATAGAATGGAAAGACGATCAATGACACTAGTGTTAACTTCACATCCATCGTAAACATGATGGCAAGTGCAATAATGATCGTAACTAAGTCCAGCCATACATTCATCAGACCAGTGATGATGAAATCTTTCGTCGATTCCACATCATTGATAACACGCGAGATGACTTCTCCAACTTTATTGTTAGCATAAAATCTTACGCTCAGTGCCTGAAGATGTTTATAGAGTTTCTTTCTGATATCGTATAAAATCTTGTTGCTTGTCCACTGTGCGAGATACTGTCTGAAATACTCAACCGGCGGACGGATAACTGTGAAGATAAAGCCGAACAGTAATAAGGCTTGCAGTAATGCTTCTTTCTTCTCTGCGACTGACAACGATGTGTTATTGATGACATCATCGATAACATATTTAATCAGTAATGGTATTAATAATGGAATCCCAAACTTTAATATCCCTATAATAATCGTCAAGATAATCAGCATCGTATAGGGTTTTACAAATTGCATATAGCGCTTTAACATATTATTCTCCTTCAATATCATTCTTCTTTATTACTCAATCAAAAAACCGAACAATGCAGAAAACGACATACATTTTCTTCACACTGTCCGGATTTAACAAAGAGGATTACTGCTCTGTATCCTTAATCTTCGCTGATTCTCTTTTGAAAATGAAATCTTTCCTGCCAGACTTTAATAAAGTCCGGAGCAAATGGTCCTTTCTTTCTTTCAATCCATTGTTGCAAAATATCAACGTTTCGCCTAAGGATCAAATCGATCTCTTCGGGATAGTTCATCTGTTTCATGTGCTGCTGATATTCATCTTCATCAAGCAGATGATACTTGCCATTTGGATATACTTTAATATCCAGGTCGTAATCAATGTACTTAATGGCCTCACTATCACATACAAATGGTGAGGATAAGTTACAGTAATAATAGACGCCATCTTCACGGAACATACAGATGACATTAAACCAGTATTCTGCATGAAAATAGACGATTGCAGGTTCACGTGTAACCCAAGTTCGACCATCGCTCTCAGTTACAAGCGTACGATTATTCCCTCCGATAATGACATGATTTGTTCCTTTTAAAATCGTTGTTTCAGACCAGATTCTGTGAATTTTCCCGTTATGTTTATAGCTTTGAATCTGCACATTCTGGCCTTCTTTTGGTATGGATTCTTTGACCATGTTCCACACCACCTATATTTAGTATTTGCATTTTAAATTATAACATAACTTTTTTCACATTTAACCTATTTCAACTCATCAATATATTTTTTGAATATTTTTGTCATTGATACGGGGAAATTAAATCGTTCTTTCTCTTCTATATCAATAAATTTTGCATCATCTACATGACCTAGTGCCACCGCACGATAAACTTCCATCTGCCATGTCACATGGGTAAACTGATGCTTAAGTGACATAAAAGGGTCTGCTTCAATATATAACGACATGTTCAGCTGTTCTTCAATCGTATCTTGATGCGTGTCGATATTAAACATCGGAAACTGCCACATCGACTGCAGTAAACCACTATCTGGTCGCTGTTCAATATAAATCTTATCATCATGCATGATTACTAGAACTTTCCAATGTTCTGTCTTCTTTTTAATCTTCTTAAGTTTTACCGGTAGTAACTCCACAGTACCTGCTCTATAGCTTTCACAATGTTCCTGCACTGGACAGAACATACATAATGGCGACTTAGGTGTACATACAGTCGCACCGAGTTCCATCAAGGCTTCATTAAAGTCGCCCGCTGCTTCTGGCATCACATCCATCACCTTCTGTTCAAAGTGACGTCGTGCTGATGAACTCGATATATCATAATCATCGTTATCCAGTCTTGAAAACACACGGTACACATTGCCATCAACTGCTGGTATTTGATGATTGAATGCGATGCTCATCACAGCACCTTGTGTATATGGGCCGACCCCTTTCAACTTTAAGAAGTCTTCAGGATCATTCGGTATTATGCCGTCATAGCTATCCTGCACTTCTTTTACAGCACTATGAAAATTGCGAACACGTGAATAATACCCGAGCCCTTCCCAATATTTTGAAACTTCATCAATATCCGCAGAGGCCAGCGTCAATATATCAGGAAATCGCTCCGTAAACTTCAAATAATAAGGTTTTACCGTATTGACCTGAGTCTGCTGCAGCATGACTTCTGATAACCAGATTTTATACGGATCTTTCGTTTCTCTCCAAGGCATCTCTCGTTTATTCTTATAGAACCAGTCTAAAAGATGCTGTGAAAATTGCTGTTTGTTTAACATTGCTTTCCTCTTTCTAAAAAAATTTAATTTCCAAGCATGAATAATTTATCATTACATTCTATTCGTTATATAATAAATCATGAAAGGAATGATACTATGGACACTGCCACTCATGTCGTTATGGGCGTTGCGCTCGCCGGTCTTGCAACAATCGATCCTGCTGTAACTTCTATGTATCCTGCAGTTGTAACAACTGTTATGGTCGGTTCGCAAATACCAGATATCGATACTGTTCTGAAGTTACGCAATAATGCGGTATATATTACCCATCACCGCGGTATAACACACTCAATACCATTTACATTATTCTGGCCGGTTGTGCTGACCATTGTGATGATGCTTATTTTTAAAGTGGATGCTCCGCTCCATCTATGGATGTGGGCACAGATTGCTGTTTTCCTGCATGTCTTCGTAGATATCTTTAATTCGTATGGGACACAGGCGTTACGACCACTTACTAAGAAATGGATACAGATCGGTATTATTAACACATTTGATCCGATTATATTTATGTCACATATCATTGCAATATTGTTATGGTATATCGGATTTAATCCAATCTATACATTTGGCAGTCTCTACATACTACTTATCGTCTACTATATCATTCGACGTATGCTGCAACAAATGATTAAGAAGAACGTTCTGTTACGCATTCCAAAAGATGAAACGGTTCTCAAAACATTTGTTGCACCAACCATCAGATTCTTTGAGTGGCGTATCGCTGTTCAGACTGATAAGTATGACTATATCGGCAGAAGCTATAAAGGAAGTGTCCACTTCAGCGATCAGTTCGTTAATAAGAAACTTCCAGATGACGCAGTGATGCAGCATGCAAAGCATGACAGAAACTTACGCGCATTCTTAAGCTTTAGTTCTATTTACCGTTATACAATAACAGAGACGGATACAGGCTATGAACTTCGCTTTATAGATTTACGTTATTTAAAGAATGGACATTATTCTTTCGTTGCAATTCTTAGTCTGGATAGCGCATACCGTGTCACACATAGTTATACAGGATGGGTATTCTCAGAAGAAAAATTACAGCGTAAGCTCATCAAGGGCAAAATTTAACCCGAAAATCAAAGTGTTGTTCGGTAACACTTTGATTTTCGGGTTTTTTCATCGCTTTATTGCTGATTTTTTTTGTTAATATTAATTTCGTCCTTCAAAATCGTAAATAAATAATCAAACCATATATAGATAATAACAAGTTCAAAAACAAAGATAATTTGAGAAGGTAGATTGAAAAATGCATTTGTTCCAAACACGGTTGATTCCTGTATTCCATTGATTACAAAGTTGAATGGATTGAGCTTCAGTATATTCATCAATAAGTCCGGCAAGTTTCCTGGAACCCAGAGAATCGGAGACGTCACAAGAATTACAAGCAGCAGCAATACAATCAGCCATTTAATATTGCGCGTTAAATGTCCACTCAATGCAACGATTGTACAGATGGGCATCAGTAAAATAATCGTCATCAGTACGAAGTAAAGAATACACAATAGATTCGTCGTCAATTCAACTTTATTTCCGATTGCAACGAGCAGCAGTACAATATAAGAAATTAAGAATATAAATATAAAATTCATGATTTGGACTGTAATTAGCACATAACTTGGTAAGTTCGTAATATTAAGTACATAGCCTCTCGTATGCAAAATCTTCATCGCGTAATAAATTGAGCAGCCGATACACATAAACATTAAATAACCACTGAGCTGCCATATTTTTGTGATGCGTTCTAGCGGTAGACTCTCTGTTACATTCATATAGAAGAATGTTGCAGCGATAACAAAAATATTTAATGCGAGCCAGGATAAATAAAGTTTCTGGTTATAATAAAATTCCATCAATGCATTTTTTAATGTGTGCGGAATATATTTTATTGAAAGATAAATTTCATTCATGTGAACACCTACATCTGTATAATCAGCCATTCATCTTTGCTGAAATCAGCAATAGCATAGCCATCATCTAATTTAATAATCCATTGTTCTGTACTAATATTGAATTTCTGTTTCAGCTTTTCTTCATTGACTATCGGAAAACTAATTCCATTCATAATATCATAATCATTAAAGTGAAGATAGATTTCATTTTTAGTGAGTTTAATTTTAAATCGATCGTTGGATTCAGGATACAGTTCTTTGTTGATAACACTATGATGCTTCCCAAGATACCCATTGAAGAACTCTCTGAAGTTCGAATAGTTACCATACATATAATCTTCAAGCTCGCTCATCGTGTATTCATCATATAGTGCTGCTGGATTGATATATATGACGTCCTGCTGCTTAACTTCCATAGTTTTCTTCTGATAATCCACTTTGTATGTTTCATCGCCAATACTAGAAATCGTCATTGTATTTCCTGCAGGCAGCTTCACCTTCTGTTCGCCTTCAAGTTCAGTCGGTTTATTCGTTACACCGATTGCATACTTCTCACGAAACTCATCTACTGGTTTCTCTACAATTCCTTTTTCATCAGCTGCAACTTCTGTATTCTTCATACCGATGTCATTGATTAGGAGCAGAAACATTACCGCAATACCTGCGATTAACATCAATGTCGATATTAATGTACGCTGCAACGTTTCATCGAAGATTGCTCCGCCGTATTTTTTGATGCGGCTGAGCTTCTCATCTTTATCATGATTCAGGCTACGCGACATACGCATCTGAAGGTCGAACAATTCACGTTCCTCATCCGTACGACAGCTATAATAATCACTTACATAAGATTGATATAAGGGCAGCACTTCAGCGGGAGTCCCCGATTTCTTAACTTGTCCATGACTCATCCATGTAATATAGTTCGCACGTGATCGAATCAGCTCCATATTCGAATCGATTAGTACGATAGCACGTTGTTCTTTCTTAAACATATCGATAACCATATGAAACTTCTTCTTAAAGTCGCTATCCATATACTGATAAAGTTCATCGAAGATAATCACATCAGGTTTTATAAAATAAGCAAGACTTACGAGCAGCTTCGTTTGTTCCTCTGTAGTTAATTGCTGGATCGATGACTTTTCCTTACCGTTAAGCTCGGCAAAGTCGATGACATGTTTACGCTTTTCATTATATGATTTCAGCGGCATATTGTACGTAAGGAAAATCGACTCAATCAGCTGTCTGACTGAAGTACTGCCTTCAAATATGTGATTATGGCTTGCAAGAAACGTTAAATACTCATTCTTAACACGACCGCTGTTAGGTTCAACAACTTTAGCCATAAGTTTCCCGATAATGGATTTACCAGAGTTCGGTAAGCCAACTAAAGCAAGTATTTCTCCGCGATAGAGATGGATTGTTACATCTTTGACTTCAACAACATGGTTCTTCGATTCAGGAAGCATCAAGTCTCTGAACTTCTGAAAACCACTGACTTGTCTGAAATACTTTGTAACATTAAGCAATCTTACCAAAATTTCACTTGTCATCTTTCATTCTCCTTATAATTGTAGCAATGCAAGCGGAATACCTTCTTCATCAAGAGAACCACCCAGTCTGAACCCCCAGGCAAACACACCTTTAACGCGGTCCACCTTAAAGTATTCCGGTTCA
Above is a window of Macrococcoides canis DNA encoding:
- a CDS encoding FUSC family protein, whose amino-acid sequence is MKLGARIFKTGIAIIVALLIAQQINVQGAVVAGISALFAIQPNVYRSYKTIIEQFQGNLIGAVLAVIMAYLFGFHIVIIGITSIILISILQKINLSHVTGLAVVTQLIIMDHQDGAFLESAVLRFTFVMIGVISAFVVNTLFLPPKFESKIYYQCLSISSDIFKWIRLEINGSTEFHAVKRDIDNIRSRIEKLEEQYNLYKEERAYTKKGSIRNLRKKIIFKETVLATRRAHDVLRKMHRYENDVINLPEELKVQIKFELDELMTLHEELLMRISKKVPATKHDCQTGITEHYKLNIMDAFLEEINTTPSDAYSKEHIFVIIGTLFDYRDKLEHLDRITHSFYKFHKEDKKFRIKHSEEY
- a CDS encoding DNA-3-methyladenine glycosylase — translated: MDLSFLSHDTLTAAQKLLGKYIYTEQDGVVTGGYITEVEAYLGEHDKAAHAYQLRRTKKNEMMYRDFGTIYVYTMHGHHCMNFITKDKAHPEGVLIRGIEPVTGIDKMIERRGREINLTDGPGKLTQSLGIKRERYNGTRLNDDGVCIREGRIPKAITASKRIGIDNKEEAVDYLYRFTVRGNPHVSKDKVKVEENNGWQ
- a CDS encoding FMN-binding glutamate synthase family protein is translated as MSVMQGIQLIVDMIILAIFAGIVLFVIYLVFVDRKQNQHSILRNYPVLGRVRYFFEKIGPEMRQYLMQSDNEATPFSRKDYLDVVKAGKYKSRIGGFGSRRDFTEPGFYLQNSLFPNEASELEIDQSRKLSTKLYKLDNEGLFSRDEHREDAVIDPYLLTDEHAIVLGQNARQPFKIKRLIGQSGMSYGALGKNAITALSKGLGLAEGTWMNTGEGGLSDHHLKGNVDIIFQIGPGLFGVRDEDGNFSEELFIQKSQIEHVRAFEIKLAQGAKTRGGHVEADKVTEEIAKIRNVKPFTTINSPNRFTFIHNNIDLLNFIARLKQLSGKPVGFKMVVGNITMLEALVKDMKDTGIYPDFITVDGGEGGTGATYQELEDTVGLPLFSALPILDGVLKKNGLRQDIKIIASGKLITPDKVAIALGLGADLVQIARAMMMSVGCIMAQQCHTNDCPVGVATTDPDKEKGLVIEEKQYRVTNYVVSMHEGLFNLAAACGVKSPTEINVKHLLYRNENGEIMTGEQYVAKLYRGLEEAI
- a CDS encoding ABC transporter ATP-binding protein is translated as MLKRYMQFVKPYTMLIILTIIIGILKFGIPLLIPLLIKYVIDDVINNTSLSVAEKKEALLQALLLFGFIFTVIRPPVEYFRQYLAQWTSNKILYDIRKKLYKHLQALSVRFYANNKVGEVISRVINDVESTKDFIITGLMNVWLDLVTIIIALAIMFTMDVKLTLVSLIVFPFYMFSVYYFFGNLRKLTRERSQSLAEVQGFLHERVQGMTLIKTFAIEEEENQRFDRRNKNFLNKAMNHTRWNAKSFAVINTITDIGPLLVVGFGAWQVVGGHLSVGALAAFIAYLDRLYGPLRRLVSSSTTLTQSMASMDRMFQLFDEPYDIKDTKNARDIQIHQGDISFNNVGFKYNEGDTEVLHNINLDIKSGETVAFVGMSGGGKSTMISLIPRFYDVTQGEITVDHHPIKDYTLESLRTQIGMVMQDNILFSESIRNNILLGKPGATEEEMIQAAKLANAHDFIMSLPDGYDTEVGERGVKLSGGQKQRVAISRVFLKNPPILILDEATSALDLESEAVIQEALESLSQDRTTVIVAHRLSTITHADKIVVVQNGEIVEMGTHQELMQKHEHYYNLYSIQNLESVD
- the ntdP gene encoding nucleoside tri-diphosphate phosphatase, coding for MVKESIPKEGQNVQIQSYKHNGKIHRIWSETTILKGTNHVIIGGNNRTLVTESDGRTWVTREPAIVYFHAEYWFNVICMFREDGVYYYCNLSSPFVCDSEAIKYIDYDLDIKVYPNGKYHLLDEDEYQQHMKQMNYPEEIDLILRRNVDILQQWIERKKGPFAPDFIKVWQERFHFQKRISED
- the mutY gene encoding A/G-specific adenine glycosylase: MLNKQQFSQHLLDWFYKNKREMPWRETKDPYKIWLSEVMLQQTQVNTVKPYYLKFTERFPDILTLASADIDEVSKYWEGLGYYSRVRNFHSAVKEVQDSYDGIIPNDPEDFLKLKGVGPYTQGAVMSIAFNHQIPAVDGNVYRVFSRLDNDDYDISSSSARRHFEQKVMDVMPEAAGDFNEALMELGATVCTPKSPLCMFCPVQEHCESYRAGTVELLPVKLKKIKKKTEHWKVLVIMHDDKIYIEQRPDSGLLQSMWQFPMFNIDTHQDTIEEQLNMSLYIEADPFMSLKHQFTHVTWQMEVYRAVALGHVDDAKFIDIEEKERFNFPVSMTKIFKKYIDELK
- a CDS encoding metal-dependent hydrolase, which translates into the protein MDTATHVVMGVALAGLATIDPAVTSMYPAVVTTVMVGSQIPDIDTVLKLRNNAVYITHHRGITHSIPFTLFWPVVLTIVMMLIFKVDAPLHLWMWAQIAVFLHVFVDIFNSYGTQALRPLTKKWIQIGIINTFDPIIFMSHIIAILLWYIGFNPIYTFGSLYILLIVYYIIRRMLQQMIKKNVLLRIPKDETVLKTFVAPTIRFFEWRIAVQTDKYDYIGRSYKGSVHFSDQFVNKKLPDDAVMQHAKHDRNLRAFLSFSSIYRYTITETDTGYELRFIDLRYLKNGHYSFVAILSLDSAYRVTHSYTGWVFSEEKLQRKLIKGKI
- a CDS encoding ABC transporter ATP-binding protein gives rise to the protein MTSEILVRLLNVTKYFRQVSGFQKFRDLMLPESKNHVVEVKDVTIHLYRGEILALVGLPNSGKSIIGKLMAKVVEPNSGRVKNEYLTFLASHNHIFEGSTSVRQLIESIFLTYNMPLKSYNEKRKHVIDFAELNGKEKSSIQQLTTEEQTKLLVSLAYFIKPDVIIFDELYQYMDSDFKKKFHMVIDMFKKEQRAIVLIDSNMELIRSRANYITWMSHGQVKKSGTPAEVLPLYQSYVSDYYSCRTDEERELFDLQMRMSRSLNHDKDEKLSRIKKYGGAIFDETLQRTLISTLMLIAGIAVMFLLLINDIGMKNTEVAADEKGIVEKPVDEFREKYAIGVTNKPTELEGEQKVKLPAGNTMTISSIGDETYKVDYQKKTMEVKQQDVIYINPAALYDEYTMSELEDYMYGNYSNFREFFNGYLGKHHSVINKELYPESNDRFKIKLTKNEIYLHFNDYDIMNGISFPIVNEEKLKQKFNISTEQWIIKLDDGYAIADFSKDEWLIIQM